Proteins found in one Leptospira saintgironsiae genomic segment:
- a CDS encoding HYD1 signature containing ADP-ribosyltransferase family protein: protein MFNGDKLKTRREIVSRRGNLLRTVLVLTCTFSLSSCYEGGGVNHLLSKVFSFSFGSLAQSTSFPSPGSAPSPEGSDLYSISTNYSSAIDDPESKANPLSGAVFISPPEPNNFGAVSLNYPIEITPGRAGIQPNLGLTYSSSGGDGWLGVGWNLGMGSIIRTPEYGALYYDARDSFSWNGKKLIKVSGDSSNENGTYRPEVVGEDFTILRLTNIENGGIWEVRDSSGQKSIYGQTSSSRIYDPNKITKTYSWNLSQVEDTNGNFMDIEYDTSEYSDNRILYLKEIRYTGNSRSGVSAKQYVRFITKTRDDSYVNKVPGYVMKMNKLLDKIQIGYNGSKLWEYRMIYEISNDSGRPKLVSVDSDRNTTKPTFEYQTASRTLIWQNVANAFSSEPEDVPGDSQLFEGDFNGDGISDIVFFNSKTGNWKAAEGKPGGGYLFKTYASRYQGYDNIDKIRFFKGNVSGDYNGDGRADIAFYLPQTRDFIVAEHNGSNFQFKNYGRLMTGIPDIFRMEWFPGDYDGNGLSDAVLFDEPTGQWTLMLNKGGQFEFLKFSSKFKNLYRGDYNPDGNMDSQSTTDISRQGKGRISANFLVGDYNGDGRTDISLYDARSGKWIVGENNRNPDTSSPLYFKFDWYVYKVFTAPEQRLFTQDRFSGDFDGDGFSDFLVFDRSSGDWILGQTGDRTINFRVWSRAPQFKEITKWLQGDFNGDGSTDIGFYSASDGKFWIGEATGTGFRYRVYSDMNYGPSAERVMKSPLPLDEVTIAKASAVVQAASDTKTILLDYAYDGSDFPNRGELAFPGCFTVNDCSTSPELLIYNRKTTKFDIRIGAATTTGVFSDFNPELSGLRIANNGKTDRFTRNTKDEVLFYQESGTSNIFSALRNASSASFEKVNFASFTDSEVGNFYYDDTAYLIDNFSSSSVKSVLIFDDQPTAGGATGKLLLSGPTGNRALIPMGALTQTNLTNFFRLGTSGQNRLRRKDFSLFSGNFLGASDGTSQLLIVDRSTSTHTWYIGVVDALNSKITFTKLGVIGTPNLPLTSIEFDPKISAGISYGLYPESSGKSIMLGKSIGDNSTFYKFKISGGNVSSASYSGISAIFNGEFDNTGNPLVVQFDTKKIYDITKVASVALPGSDLINEVDRSDLFSKIYPFEWIQGDYNGDGITDIGIIHLREPTWYYAMSTGSVPDIINKIKNGIGGIYNLEYDNSTKFDNTGGDGIPDLPASYRVCTKIIADDGFGNRIQKSYQYSGGVAFSAFINGKKETDYFGFTNFSMKDSLGASTVHTFHSMPYSDFMMNRALAGAEKEMHILGSDNQDYGKSLTSYDVKKMEVSPGVATYVAYSTKKENFLSGAKTTTSTNLLTIDSYSITKKVESVTDHYEDASHSSETIVNSFDFETDTTTNERRIKKSVSFQGSNTEKTALMTYDSLGNLTKTVTSYTGSGLPATKTSIIEYAYDTLGNKVLEKDSSSAPARGKEFVYDDDLRQFVKESTAFGGGIRFKTTYVIDYANAFGNPTRVTDPNGNKTEYEYDLYGRITETSADTDSGTKTLATYNYSSNFPLSALTNLGTGTGDPDFSLRKYSDGLGRAIYQVKTASNGKFVRTGRIVYDSVGRVARIGQPDWADGSELDSFALHMEEKNPTYFEYDAIGRQTKTILPQAAGETTASFATTTYTGAFEVLVQTSGGTRKRTIQNARGKSLFVEDSGTDGTSAQIGFCYDLSGNLVKKSDLNGTNLSCGDIATGINQKDLSGKNQAYWQYDAFGQLITQSDPDLGITKNEYNAFGDLTKTTDARAYITQITYDSFGRMILKELQDGDVHYTYDSGYGSENALGKLVSVDSASQLKTFSYDKLGRPKKETRVIKGIPLQDAGGPYETNYTYDLLGRVATIHYPEHPVSHTRMKACYTYGSAGYITGISVQVNTNGILPGFCGKTIVENIAYNEFGQTAGFNLGNGVQTDYTYDVKQRLVRIHSSGDVDGTTKVLQDAVYAFNENNNIVGISNTASEYNTNYTYDYDGLNRLVNASGVYTESADNYTKNFRQSFDYAQNGNLLKKRRHDFAGGQVVDEWAYQYQNHQVTKIDSTQSGLSTLQMGYDAVGNMTTQTDNSKDLKKQIHFDSENRISFVEDKDGAEVGRYWYDEGGFRVRKTALVPKGAEIKNQQILYPSKFYGLEYVEEDNTLQSINNIYLNGVRIAALNEDGVAAYFLTDQVDSVGQILDDNAHTVSRIQYEPYGETFVQRGNQNFSPKYNSQELDQETSFYFYNARYYDPQIARFVSADTVIDGASSTQGWNRFSYVAGNPIRFRDATGHERTVGEKVEQLLLGIPEGVPNWFVGVYENAVSFLSSPNAHIEKDMQRQAELGRKYPLKAKIELLKAQSDGLKESFLNTTDFAFEMYDNIVSSVDPWRATGNAIGSTATGFGVGYATGQVVRFAKGSTAKTITGNLRRVSLGHGWGAGYKSISPCAISETKTILYHYTSEAGYIGIMESSELLASIGTKNARYGSGQYFTDIAPGTFTLGETSSRLFGVPWNKKYLSHYLEIDVTNLNVVKNKPYNYMVPGEGSLDLTGRILGSGKTQFKSKK from the coding sequence ATGTTCAACGGCGATAAATTAAAAACTAGAAGAGAGATTGTTTCACGTAGAGGAAATCTTTTACGGACTGTACTCGTTTTAACCTGCACATTCTCTTTATCTTCCTGCTATGAAGGCGGAGGGGTTAATCATTTACTCTCTAAGGTTTTTAGTTTTTCGTTCGGAAGTTTAGCGCAATCGACTTCCTTTCCTTCCCCAGGCTCTGCACCTTCTCCTGAAGGAAGTGATCTGTATTCTATTTCGACAAATTATAGTTCGGCAATCGACGACCCTGAAAGTAAGGCTAATCCGCTTTCAGGTGCTGTTTTTATTTCTCCACCTGAACCTAATAATTTTGGAGCAGTATCTCTAAACTATCCTATAGAAATCACGCCAGGAAGAGCGGGAATACAACCTAATCTTGGTCTTACATATTCCTCTTCCGGCGGAGACGGCTGGCTGGGAGTAGGTTGGAATCTTGGGATGGGAAGCATCATCCGGACTCCTGAATATGGGGCTTTGTATTACGATGCGAGAGACAGTTTTTCCTGGAATGGAAAGAAATTAATCAAGGTATCGGGTGATTCTTCAAATGAGAATGGAACCTATCGCCCTGAGGTCGTAGGAGAAGATTTTACAATTTTACGACTAACGAATATCGAGAACGGCGGAATTTGGGAAGTAAGAGATTCGTCCGGTCAAAAATCGATTTATGGTCAGACTTCTTCCAGCAGAATTTATGATCCAAATAAAATTACCAAAACATATAGTTGGAATCTATCACAAGTAGAGGATACGAATGGGAATTTTATGGATATTGAATATGATACTTCCGAATATTCTGATAACCGTATTTTATACTTAAAGGAAATCAGATATACTGGTAATTCACGTAGCGGAGTCAGTGCGAAACAGTATGTTCGTTTCATTACTAAAACCCGTGATGATTCTTATGTGAATAAGGTTCCAGGCTACGTCATGAAAATGAATAAACTTCTGGATAAGATCCAAATTGGATATAATGGAAGCAAACTTTGGGAATATCGGATGATATATGAAATTTCCAACGACTCCGGCCGACCTAAACTTGTAAGCGTAGACTCAGATCGAAATACTACTAAACCTACGTTTGAATACCAAACAGCTTCTCGTACTTTGATTTGGCAAAATGTGGCTAACGCATTCTCTTCTGAACCCGAAGATGTACCGGGAGATTCTCAATTATTTGAAGGAGATTTTAACGGGGATGGAATTTCCGATATTGTCTTTTTTAATTCTAAGACAGGTAATTGGAAGGCCGCGGAAGGAAAACCTGGTGGCGGATATTTATTTAAGACCTATGCGAGTCGTTACCAAGGCTATGATAACATAGATAAGATACGATTTTTTAAAGGAAATGTAAGCGGTGATTATAACGGAGACGGGAGAGCAGATATAGCTTTTTATCTTCCTCAAACACGCGATTTCATAGTAGCTGAACATAACGGGAGTAACTTCCAATTTAAAAATTATGGCAGGTTGATGACCGGTATTCCGGATATATTTAGAATGGAATGGTTTCCAGGTGATTACGATGGGAATGGTCTTTCTGACGCTGTCCTATTCGATGAGCCTACTGGTCAATGGACATTAATGCTCAATAAAGGTGGGCAATTCGAATTCTTAAAGTTCTCCAGCAAATTTAAGAATCTATATCGTGGAGATTATAATCCTGACGGTAATATGGATAGCCAATCCACTACAGATATTTCCAGGCAAGGGAAGGGAAGAATTAGCGCTAACTTTCTCGTAGGAGATTATAATGGAGATGGAAGAACCGATATTTCTCTTTATGATGCTCGTTCAGGCAAGTGGATCGTCGGAGAAAATAATAGGAATCCAGATACCTCGAGCCCTCTCTATTTTAAATTCGATTGGTATGTTTATAAAGTTTTCACTGCTCCGGAACAACGTTTATTTACTCAAGATCGCTTTTCTGGAGATTTCGACGGGGATGGATTCTCGGATTTCTTGGTATTCGATAGATCCAGTGGGGATTGGATTTTAGGACAAACTGGTGACCGCACGATCAATTTTAGAGTTTGGTCTCGTGCTCCTCAATTTAAAGAAATCACCAAATGGTTGCAAGGTGACTTTAATGGAGATGGAAGTACGGATATCGGTTTTTACTCCGCAAGTGATGGTAAGTTTTGGATAGGTGAGGCTACAGGTACTGGATTTCGTTATCGTGTTTATAGCGATATGAATTACGGACCTTCTGCGGAGCGAGTCATGAAATCACCTTTACCTTTGGATGAGGTGACTATAGCCAAGGCTTCCGCAGTCGTTCAGGCTGCGTCTGATACTAAAACTATACTCTTAGATTACGCATACGACGGTAGCGATTTTCCAAATAGAGGAGAGCTTGCATTTCCAGGATGTTTTACAGTAAACGATTGCTCTACTTCTCCCGAACTTTTGATCTATAATAGAAAAACTACAAAATTTGATATCAGGATCGGCGCTGCGACAACTACAGGAGTATTTTCTGACTTTAATCCGGAACTTTCCGGATTAAGGATCGCTAATAATGGAAAGACGGATCGGTTCACGAGAAATACAAAAGACGAGGTCTTATTCTATCAAGAGTCCGGAACTAGTAATATTTTCTCAGCTCTTAGAAATGCCTCCTCTGCTTCTTTCGAAAAAGTAAATTTTGCCTCTTTTACTGATTCGGAAGTGGGAAATTTTTATTACGATGATACCGCCTATCTAATAGATAATTTTTCGAGTTCGAGTGTTAAGTCTGTTCTGATCTTTGATGATCAACCCACCGCTGGTGGCGCGACGGGTAAATTACTATTAAGTGGGCCAACAGGTAATCGTGCTCTCATTCCGATGGGAGCACTCACTCAAACGAATCTTACAAACTTTTTTCGATTGGGAACGAGTGGGCAAAATAGATTAAGGAGAAAGGATTTCAGCCTTTTCTCCGGGAATTTTCTGGGAGCGAGTGATGGAACTTCTCAGCTTCTAATAGTGGATCGTTCTACTTCTACTCATACCTGGTATATAGGCGTTGTGGATGCTTTGAATTCTAAAATTACATTCACAAAGTTAGGAGTGATTGGGACGCCGAATCTTCCACTTACATCCATCGAATTCGATCCTAAAATTTCGGCAGGAATATCATACGGTTTGTATCCAGAATCGAGCGGCAAATCCATTATGCTTGGAAAATCTATCGGAGATAATTCTACTTTTTATAAGTTCAAGATATCTGGCGGAAATGTAAGTTCGGCTTCTTATTCTGGTATTTCAGCTATCTTCAATGGGGAATTCGATAATACCGGAAATCCTCTCGTAGTTCAATTCGATACCAAAAAGATCTATGATATTACGAAAGTTGCATCCGTTGCATTGCCGGGATCTGATTTGATAAACGAAGTGGATCGTTCAGATCTATTTTCTAAAATTTATCCTTTTGAATGGATCCAAGGTGATTATAACGGAGATGGAATTACAGATATTGGGATCATTCATTTGCGTGAACCGACGTGGTACTATGCCATGTCTACCGGTTCCGTTCCTGATATAATTAATAAGATCAAGAATGGAATCGGAGGTATCTACAATTTAGAATACGATAATTCTACTAAATTCGATAATACAGGTGGAGATGGGATTCCTGATCTACCGGCTTCCTATCGCGTATGCACAAAAATTATAGCCGATGATGGTTTTGGGAATCGTATCCAAAAATCCTATCAGTATAGTGGTGGGGTAGCATTCTCCGCATTCATAAACGGTAAAAAAGAGACAGATTATTTCGGATTCACTAACTTCTCCATGAAGGATAGTCTAGGAGCAAGTACTGTCCACACTTTCCATAGTATGCCATATTCAGATTTTATGATGAACCGTGCCTTAGCTGGAGCGGAAAAAGAAATGCATATTCTTGGATCTGATAACCAGGATTACGGAAAGTCACTGACATCTTACGATGTAAAAAAGATGGAAGTTTCTCCAGGAGTCGCGACCTATGTGGCTTATTCTACAAAGAAGGAAAACTTCTTGTCGGGAGCAAAAACTACTACAAGTACGAACCTTCTCACGATAGATAGTTATAGCATCACGAAGAAGGTGGAAAGTGTAACTGATCATTACGAGGATGCATCCCATTCTTCAGAAACAATCGTAAATTCTTTCGATTTCGAGACAGATACAACCACCAATGAACGTCGGATCAAAAAATCCGTTTCGTTCCAGGGAAGTAATACCGAAAAAACTGCACTCATGACCTACGATTCTCTCGGGAATCTTACTAAGACTGTTACTTCTTATACAGGAAGTGGCCTACCTGCGACCAAAACTTCTATTATAGAATATGCATATGACACGCTTGGAAATAAAGTATTAGAGAAGGATTCGAGCTCCGCCCCAGCAAGAGGAAAAGAATTCGTTTATGACGATGATCTCCGGCAGTTCGTAAAAGAATCTACTGCATTCGGTGGTGGAATTCGTTTTAAGACTACATATGTAATCGATTATGCCAATGCTTTTGGAAATCCTACCAGGGTAACCGATCCTAATGGAAACAAAACCGAATATGAATATGACCTATACGGTCGTATTACCGAGACTAGCGCAGATACAGATTCTGGGACCAAAACTCTCGCTACCTATAATTACAGTTCTAATTTTCCTCTTAGTGCTTTAACAAACTTAGGAACAGGAACCGGAGATCCGGACTTTTCCCTCCGCAAATATTCAGATGGTTTAGGTAGAGCAATCTACCAGGTTAAAACTGCTTCTAATGGAAAGTTCGTTCGCACTGGAAGAATCGTATACGATTCAGTAGGAAGAGTAGCTCGAATTGGACAGCCAGATTGGGCGGATGGTTCCGAATTGGATAGTTTTGCTCTTCATATGGAAGAGAAGAATCCGACTTATTTTGAATACGATGCAATTGGAAGACAGACTAAAACTATTCTTCCACAAGCAGCAGGGGAAACGACTGCTAGTTTTGCAACTACAACTTACACTGGTGCATTCGAAGTCCTGGTGCAAACAAGTGGAGGAACGAGAAAAAGAACCATCCAGAATGCACGAGGCAAGAGTCTATTCGTAGAAGATTCAGGAACCGATGGAACAAGCGCTCAAATTGGTTTTTGTTATGATCTTTCTGGGAACCTAGTCAAAAAATCCGACCTAAACGGAACGAATCTGAGTTGCGGAGATATTGCAACAGGGATTAACCAAAAGGATCTATCTGGAAAAAACCAAGCATATTGGCAATACGATGCTTTTGGTCAATTGATTACACAAAGCGATCCCGATTTAGGAATTACGAAAAACGAATATAACGCTTTTGGCGATCTGACTAAGACTACCGATGCCAGGGCGTATATTACTCAAATCACTTATGACTCTTTTGGTCGTATGATCCTCAAGGAATTACAAGACGGAGATGTTCATTATACTTATGATTCCGGATATGGAAGTGAGAACGCTCTTGGAAAACTGGTCTCAGTCGATAGTGCATCTCAACTTAAGACATTCAGTTATGATAAATTAGGAAGACCTAAAAAAGAAACTAGAGTTATCAAAGGGATTCCTCTGCAAGATGCCGGAGGGCCGTACGAAACAAATTATACCTACGATTTATTAGGAAGGGTAGCCACCATCCATTATCCGGAACATCCGGTTAGTCATACCAGGATGAAAGCTTGCTACACTTATGGTAGTGCGGGATATATCACAGGAATTTCGGTACAAGTAAATACGAACGGAATTTTACCTGGATTCTGTGGCAAAACCATCGTAGAGAACATTGCATACAATGAATTCGGCCAAACTGCCGGATTCAATTTGGGGAATGGAGTCCAAACCGATTATACGTACGACGTAAAACAGAGATTAGTAAGGATCCATTCTTCTGGAGATGTAGACGGAACTACTAAGGTTCTACAAGATGCAGTCTATGCATTTAATGAGAACAATAATATAGTAGGAATCTCTAATACTGCTTCCGAGTATAATACGAATTATACCTACGATTATGACGGACTCAATCGACTTGTAAATGCAAGCGGGGTCTATACGGAGTCTGCGGATAATTATACCAAAAACTTCCGCCAGAGTTTTGATTATGCTCAAAACGGAAATCTTCTGAAAAAACGACGCCATGATTTCGCTGGTGGTCAAGTTGTAGATGAATGGGCTTACCAATACCAAAACCACCAGGTCACAAAAATTGATTCTACTCAATCTGGACTGAGCACGCTGCAAATGGGGTACGATGCAGTCGGGAATATGACTACCCAGACTGATAATTCCAAGGATCTTAAAAAACAGATCCATTTCGATTCAGAAAATCGGATCAGTTTTGTAGAAGATAAGGACGGAGCCGAGGTAGGAAGATATTGGTATGACGAAGGAGGTTTCCGAGTTCGGAAAACTGCTCTTGTACCGAAAGGCGCCGAAATCAAAAACCAGCAAATCCTGTATCCTAGTAAATTCTACGGTCTTGAATACGTAGAAGAAGATAATACTCTACAAAGCATTAATAATATTTATCTGAATGGTGTCCGGATCGCCGCACTGAACGAGGATGGGGTTGCGGCTTACTTCTTAACGGATCAGGTAGATTCAGTAGGTCAAATCCTGGATGATAATGCCCATACTGTCAGTCGTATACAATACGAGCCATACGGAGAAACATTCGTCCAAAGAGGAAACCAAAACTTCAGTCCTAAATATAATTCCCAGGAACTGGATCAAGAAACTAGTTTCTATTTTTATAATGCACGTTATTACGATCCGCAAATTGCGAGGTTTGTCAGTGCGGATACGGTGATTGACGGAGCAAGTTCAACGCAAGGTTGGAACCGGTTTTCTTATGTAGCTGGAAATCCGATTCGATTTAGGGATGCGACAGGACATGAGAGAACGGTCGGTGAGAAAGTTGAGCAACTTCTCCTTGGTATTCCAGAAGGAGTTCCAAATTGGTTCGTAGGTGTTTACGAAAATGCGGTTAGTTTTCTCAGTAGCCCGAACGCGCATATAGAGAAGGACATGCAAAGGCAGGCTGAATTAGGGAGGAAATATCCGTTAAAAGCCAAAATTGAGCTATTAAAAGCTCAATCAGATGGTCTTAAGGAATCCTTTCTCAATACTACTGATTTTGCTTTCGAGATGTATGATAACATTGTTTCTTCTGTTGATCCGTGGAGAGCGACAGGAAATGCAATTGGTAGCACAGCAACCG